A stretch of DNA from Micromonospora sp. WMMD1155:
GAACACCTGCCGGCGGACCGGCTGACGGTGCTCGCCGACTATCCGGTGCCCACCACCGAACCGTCGGTCGACCCGTCACCACGCCGAGTGCAGGTGCTGCGACCCGGGTGAGCGTCCTCGACGCCTCAGGGTGACCCCGAGACGGAAGCCAGGGATCGGTGGGGGCATCGACCGGATGTCCGAAGTGGTGCGGCGGTCATAGCGTACGAGGCATGACGCAATGGCTGGCCCAGATCGGAGAACTGCCTGTTCTGCTGCTTATGGGCTCGCTCGGGCTCGTCATGCTCTTCGATGCCGTACCCCTGCTGGGTGTCCTGGTCCCCGGCGACGTGGCGATCCTCGCCGCCGTCGGGGTGGGCCGCCCGTCCACCGGGCTGGCCACCTTCGCCGCCGTCCTGGTCGGCTGCCTGGCCGGCTGGTCGCTGAGTTTCCTGGTCGGTCGCCGCTACGCCGAGCAGCTCCGACACAGCCGGATCGGCGACTGGATCGGCGAGGCACGCTGGGCGGCGGCGGAGGGCATCCTGCGTCGTGGCGGCGGCCGGATGATGATCGTCGCGCCGTTCCTGCCCGTGTTCAACGCGCTGCTTCCGCTGGCCGCCGGTGGGCTGCGGATGTCGTACCGCCGATTCCTGGGATGCGCCACGCTCGGCGCGGCCGCCTGGGCCGGTCTCTACCTCGCGCTGGGCACCGCGGCGCGGTCCGTCGCCGGGCTGCTGCCCGGTGAGCCCAGCCCGCTGGTGATCACGATGGGGGTCGGGCTGGTGCTGGCTTCCGTCGTGTTGCTGGGGGCGCGGCGGCGGCTGTTTGCTGTGGCTTCTTGATCTTCGGGTGGTCGCGGTGGTGGGGCGGGGGCCCGCCGTGCCCGGCTCCGGGCGGTCAGGCTTGATCCCTGCGCCGGGCACGGCGGGCCCCCGCCCCCGTCGTGGTCGACCTGCGTCTGGTCGTGCCGCCCCGCCGGTGGGTTTTGATCTTTGGTGGTTGCCGGTCGACGTCGGGTTCTCTGGTTGTTACCAGCCTCTGGCTTTCCACTGGGGGAGGGCGGGGCGTTCCGCGCCCAGGGTGCTGTCCTTGCCGTGGCCCGGGTAGAACCAGGTGTCGTCGGGGAGGCGGTCGAACAGCTTGTGTTCGACGTCGTCGATCAGCGCGGCGAAGCGCTCCGGGTCCTTGTCCGTGTTTCCCACGCCACCGGGGAAGAGGCTGTCCCCGGTGAAGAGGTGCGGCGTGCCGGCCGGGTCGCGGTAGAGCAGCGCGATCGAACCCGGGGTGTGCCCCTTGACGTGGATGACCTCCAGCGCGCAGTCGCCCACCGGCACGGTGTCGCCATCGGACAGACGCTCCGCCTCGATCGGCAGCCCGGCCGCGTCCTCGGCGTGCACCAGGGCCCGGGCGCCGGTCTTGGCGACCACCTCCTCCAGCGCCACCCAGTGATCCATGTGCTGGTGGGTCGTCACCACGGCGGTGAGCCCGCCGTCGCCGACCAACTCCAGCAGCCGGGGCGCCTCGTTGGCGGCGTCGATCAGCACCTGGTCACCGGTGCTCGTGCAGCGCAGCAGGTAGGCGTTGTTGTCCATCGGGCCCACCGACAGCTTGCTGATGGTGAGCCCGTCCAGCTCGCGTACCGCCGGCGCTCCGCCGGGGGTGACGTCTCCGCTGTATGTCATGACGTTTCAGATCCATTCCGGTGGAGTAGGCAGGGGACCGTCAGGGGTGACGGAGAGCGGGGCGCCGTCGGCGCGGCCGATCAGCCAGGCGGCGAGGTCGGGGGCGGGACCGGCGACGATCGGGGCGCCGTCACGGTCACCGATCACCACGTCGTGCTCGCTGCCGTCGAGGCGCAGCACCATCGAGGGCGGTGTCGGCGCCATGGCGTGGTGGCTCGCCGCCTCGCGCAGCAGCCGTTGGGTGAACGTGGCCGACCAGTCGGCGGCCCGGTAGCCGGCGGCCAGGTCGAGGTGGTGCACCTCGATCTCGCGCAGGCGACCCCAGACCAGCAGCGCCGCCGGCCACGGGCCCAGACGCGCCTGCACCGTCGCCGCCCACGCCTCGGCCGGCATCGCCGCGACCGCCTCGGCGAAGAGGTCCGCGCTGCGCCGCAGGTCGTCCAGGTGCTCGGCGGGCGGACGGCCCGATCCGGCCTCGATGTCCGCGTTGCGGACCTCCAACGAGGCGTACATCGGCCGGTCCTGCCCGGTGCGCGCCGAGGTGAGCAGGTTCACGAAGCCGTCCGCGTTGCGCGCCAGATGCGCCAGCACGTGGCCGCGCGTCCAGCCCGGCAGCAGCGACGCCGCGGCCAGGTCCGCCTCGTCGAAAGAAGCGGCGGTACGCAGCAGCCGGCTGGTGGCCGCGTCCACCTCGCCCATCAGCAACAGCGGATCCGTGGTCACCCGTCGACCCTAGCGGTCCGCCACCGCGGCGTCGCCGGGGAAATCGCTTTCGGCGCGTCGGCGCGGGACCTACCGTCAGCGGCAGACGCGGCACCGGGACATCGGACGGAGGTGGTGATCATGCCGGACGTGGCACGCGTGTTCCGCCATCACCAGCTTCGACACCGATGAGGATGCCATGACGATCGATTTGACCACCCTCGGCTGGGACGCCGAGCGAGCGGCGTACGCCGAGCGACGCGGCGAGCACCACCCGGGTCGGGTGGCCCGCGTGGACCGGGGGGTCTGCACGGTGCTCACCGCGACCGGCCCGATCCGGGCCAGCCTGGGCGGGACGGTGTTGGCCGCCGCCGCCCGGGATCCGTCCGCCCTACCCTGCGCCGGTGACTGGGTACTGCTCACCCACTGGCCGGACGGTCGCGTCACCGTCGAGGTGGTGCTGCCGCGCCGGAGCGCGCTGATCCGGCGTACCGCCGGCAAGGACGCCAGCGGGCAGGTGCTGGCCGCCAACCTCGACGCCGCCGCCGTGGTGGAGCCGGTGCACCCCGAGCCGGACGTGGGGCGCATCGAACGGCTGCTGTCCCTGGCCCACGAGTCCGGCGCCCGGCCGCTGGTCGTGCTGACCAAGGCCGACCTCGCGGCCGACCCGGCCGCGCTGGCCCGGCAACTCGCGGCTGTCGCACCCGGGGTGCCGGTGCTGCCGGTCAGCGCCGAGCGGGGCGTCGGGCTGGACCCGCTGCGCGCCGAGGTCACCCCGGGCCGCACGCTCGGCCTGCTCGGGCCCTCCGGCGCGGGCAAGTCGAGCCTGGTCAACGCCCTCGCCGGCACCGTGACGATGCCCACGCAGGCGATCCGCCGGGTCGACGGCAAGGGCCGGCACACCACGACGTGGCGGGCCCTCGTACCGATCCCCGGCGGGGGTGCGGTGATCGACACGCCCGGCGTACGCGCTGTCGGCCTGCTCGACGGCGCGGCCGGGCTCGACCGGGCGTTCGCCGACATCGCCGGGCTGGCCGAGGGTTGCCGGTACGCCGACTGCGGGCACGACGGCGAGCCCGCCTGCGCGGTCCGGGAGGCGCTGCACACCGGCGAACTCTCCACCCGGCGGTGGGAGAGTTGGCGGCGGCTACAGGGAGAGGTGGCCCACGAGAGTCGACGGCGGGAGGCGCGGGTGGCGGCGGAGCGGCGCGGCGGCTGGCGGTCGGCCCGACGCCGGGCGGCCCGTCCGCCGAGGCCCGGCGGCTACTGACCTGGGCTCCCCGGTCGTCGTCAGCTCTCGACGCCGGGGCCGGCCCCGCCGGTCGCGCTGAGCCTCGCGCTCGGTGTGGCCGGCGGGCTGCCGCTCGGTTCGGGCCGACCGCCTCGGCCGGGCGCCGATGTGGGTCTGACTCACCGCGGCTGATCGGGCTGACCTGGGGGAATGTGCCGGCGGGGGAAAGTGTCGTACCTCGGGGCTAGAGTTGCCGAGGCGTGTTCTGCGCGCCCGTACGACCGCTCAAATCACCCAGAGCGGGACACATTCTTCGCTTCGTCTTCTCCCGGGAGTACACGCACCGTGGCCGACCGACTGATCATCCGTGGCGCGCGCGAGCACAATCTGCGTGACGTCAGTCTCGACCTGCCCCGGGACGCACTCATCGTTTTCACCGGGCTGTCCGGGTCGGGCAAGTCGAGCCTGGCCTTCGACACGATCTTCGCCGAGGGTCAGCGCCGCTACGTCGAGTCGCTCTCGTCGTACGCCCGGCAGTTCCTCGGCCAGATGGACAAGCCAGACGTCGACTTCATCGAGGGCCTGAGCCCCGCCGTCTCGATCGACCAGAAGTCCACCTCGCGCAACCCGCGCTCGACCGTCGGCACCATCACCGAGGTCTACGACTACCTCCGCCTGCTCTTCGCCCGCATCGGCGAGCCGCACTGCCCGGTCTGTGGCGAGCGCATCTCCCGGCAGAGCCCCCAGCAGATCGTCGACCGGGTCCTCGCGATGACCGAGGGCACCAAGTTCATGGTGCTCGCGCCGGTCATCCGGGGCCGCAAGGGTGAGTACGTCGACCTCTTCGCCGAGTTGCAGGCCAAGGGCTACGCCCGGGCCCGGGTCGACGGCGTGGTCTACCCGCTGACCGAGCCACCGAAGCTCAAGAAGCAGGAGAAGCACACCATCGAGGTGGTGATCGACCGGCTCACCGTCAAGCCCAGCGCCAAGCAGCGGCTGACCGACTCGGTCGAGGCGGCGCTGGGTCTCTCCAGCGGCCTGGTGCTGCTCGACTTCGTCGACCTCCCGGAGGACGACCCGGACCGGGAGCGCCGCTACTCCGAGCACCTCGCCTGCCCCAACGACCACCCGCTCGCCATCGAGGACCTCGAACCCCGGGTCTTCTCCTTCAACGCGCCGTACGGCGCCTGCCCGGAGTGCACCGGCCTGGGCACCAAGAAGGAGGTCGACCCGGAGCTGCTGATCCCCGACCCCGAGCGCAGCCTGCGCGAGGGCGCGATCCAACCCTGGTCCACCGGGCACAACCTGGAATACTTCCTGCGCCTCTTGGAGGCGCTCGGCGAGGCCCAGCACTTCGACGTCGACACCCCGTGGCGGGCGTTGCCGGCGCGGGCCCAGAAGACGATCCTGCACGGCTCCGACGACCAGGTGCACGTGCGCTACCGCAACAAGTACGGTCGCGAGCGCTCCTACTACACCGGCTTCGAGGGCGTGGTGCAGTGGATCGAGCGCCGGCACTCCGACACCGAGTCCGAGTGGTCCCGCGACAAGTACGAGGGCTACATGCGCGACGTGCCGTGCGCGGCGTGCGGGGGCGCCCGGCTCAAGCCCGAGGTGCTCGCGGTCACCCTCGCGGGCAAGAGCATCGCCGAGGTCTGCAACCTCTCCGTGGGGGAGTGCGCCGACCTGCTCGCCGGCATCGAGCTGAGCGACCGGCAGAAGCTGATCGCGGAGCGGGTCCTGAAGGAGATCAACGCCCGGCTGCGGTTCCTGCTCGACGTCGGTCTGGACTACCTCTCCCTGGACCGGCCGGCCGGCACCCTGTCCGGCGGCGAGGCGCAGCGCATCCGCCTCGCCACCCAGATCGGCTCCGGCCTGGTGGGCGTGCTCTACGTGCTCGACGAGCCGTCGATCGGGCTGCACCAACGCGACAACCACCGGCTGATCGAGACCCTGGTCCGGCTTCGCGGGCTGGGCAACACGCTGATCGTGGTGGAGCACGACGAGGACACCATCCGCGTCGCGGACTGGATCGTCGACATCGGGCCGGGCGCCGGTGAGCACGGCGGCGAGATCGTGCACAGCGGCTCGGTGCCCGCGCTGCTGAAGAACAAGGAGTCGATCACCGGGGCGTACCTGTCCGGTCGTCGGTCGATCCCGACACCGTCGACCCGTCGCGCACCGGACCCGGCCCGGGAGTTGGTGGTGCACGGGGCGCGGGAGCACAACCTGCGCAACCTCACCGTCTCGTTCCCGCTGGGCCAACTGATCGCGGTCACCGGGGTCAGCGGCTCGGGCAAGTCGACGCTTGTCAACGACATCCTGTACGCGGTGCTGGCCAACCAGATCAACGGCGCCCGGCTGGTGCCCGGCCGACACACCCGGGTCTCCGGTCTGGAGCACGTCGACAAGGTCGTCGGCGTGGACCAGTCGCCGATCGGTCGTACGCCGCGCTCCAACCCGGCCACCTACACCGGGGTGTGGGACCACGTCCGCAAGCTCTTCGCCGAGACCACCGAGGCGAAGGTCCGCGGGTACGGTCCGGGTCGGTTCTCGTTCAACGTCAAGGGCGGGCGCTGCGAGGCGTGCTCCGGCGACGGCACCATCAAGATCGAGATGAACTTCCTGCCCGACGTGTACGTCCCCTGCGAGGTCTGCAAGGGCGCCCGGTACAACAGGGAGACCCTCGAGGTGCACTACAAGGGCAAGACCGTCTCGGACGTGCTGGAGATGCCGATCGAGGAGGCCGCCGAGTTCTTCTCCGCCATCCCGGCCATCCACCGGCACCTCAAGACCCTCGTCGACGTCGGCCTGGGCTACGTACGCCTCGGTCAGCCCGCCCCCACCCTCTCCGGTGGCGAGGCGCAGCGGGTCAAGCTCGCGTCCGAGCTGCAGAAGCGCTCCACCGGGCGGACGGTCTACGTGCTCGACGAGCCGACCACCGGTCTGCACTTCGAGGACATCCGCAAGCTGCTGATGGTGCTCGAAGGGCTCGTCGACAAGGGCAACACGGTGATCACCATCGAGCACAACCTCGACGTGATCAAGTCCGCCGACTGGCTGATCGACATGGGTCCGGAGGGCGGTCACCGGGGCGGCACGGTGCTCGCCACCGGCACCCCGGAGGAGGTCGCCGAGGTGGCCGAGAGCCACACCGGCGAGTTCCTGCGCCAGGTGCTCAAGCTCGACGGCGCGGCCAAGGGCGCGGCCGCCGCCACCAACCGCGCCGCCAAGGCCAACGGCACGACCAAGGCGCGGGCGAGCCGAAAGGTGCCGGCCGGAGCGCGCTGACCCGGCAGCTTCCCCGGGGATCGCGGGTTGTTGCGCGCCCGTCCGGGCACATGGAGCGGGGCGGTCCGGGACCGCCCCGTCCCGTTTCCGGGGTCGGACGGATGCCGCGATGAACCATCCGGCACAGTTGCCCGTGTGGAGAAGTGTGGCCGGCTTCTGACCGGCAGCGGGCTAGAGAGAGGCGAGGCATGAGTGACGATCAGGCGCTGACCGGTCCGGGTACGCAAACACGTCGCACCCTGCTCACCGGCGTCGGGGCAGTCGGCGCGGCCGTCGTCCTGGCGGCCTGCGGCAGCGACGACGGCAGCGGCAGCGACACCCCCACCAGTGGCGGTCCGGCCGTGCCCAGCACCGGCGACGCGGGCGGCGGCGACCGGCAGAACGCCCAGTCGCTGGCCACCACCGCCGACATCCCGGTCGGCGGCGGCAAGATCCTCGCCGCCGAGGGCGTGGTCATCACCCAGCCCACGGCCGGCGAGTTCAAGGGCTTCAGCCCGATCTGTACGCACCAGAACTGCCCGGTGTCGAACGTCGACGGCGGCACCATCAACTGCACCTGCCACGGCAGCAAGTTCTCGATCGAGGACGGCTCGGTGAAGGCCGGTCCGGCCACCAAGCCGCTGCCGCCGAAGGACATCAAGGTCACCGGGGACCAGATCTCGCTGGCCTGACCGGAGCGGTGAGGCCGGCCGCCGGTCCTGCCGTGGTGCGGGGCCACGCGAGCCGGTCCTACCGTGTCGGCCGCGCGAATCGGTCGGTGCCGTGGTGCGCGGCCGTGCGCGCTGGTCCCGGCCGTGGTTCGGCCGCGCCGGTCGGTCCTGCCGCGTGATCGACTCGTGTCTCGGGATGTCGGGGTGTCCGTGACGGACCGACACCCCGACATCCCGGAAGCCGAGTCGATCTAGAGCTTGGGCTGGGCTGTCGGTGCTGCGGACTAGGCTTGCTGGCGTGGCTGACCCCTCGACCTACCGCCCCGCGCCCGGCACCATCCCGGAGCTACCGGGGGTCTACCGCTTCCGCGACGGCACCGGCCGGGTGATCTACGTCGGCAAGGCGAGGAACCTGCGCAGTCGGCTCAACTCCTACTTCGGCGACGTGTGGAACCTGCACGAGCGCACCCGTCAGATGGTCACCACCGCCGAGTCGGTGGACTGGATCACCGTCGCCACCGAGGTCGAGGCGCTCCAACAGGAGTTCACCTGGATCAAGCAGTACGACCCGCGGTTCAACGTCCGCTACCGCGACGACAAGTCGTACCCCTATCTGGCCGTCACCCTCAACGAGGAATACCCCCGGCTGCAGGTGATGCGCGGTGCCAAGCGCAAGGGAGTGCGCTACTTCGGTCCGTACTCGCACGCCTGGGCCATCCGGGAGACCCTCGACCTGCTGCTGCGGGTGTTCCCCGCCCGGACGTGCTCCGCGGGTGTCTTCAAGCGGGCTGGTCAGGTCGGCCGTCCCTGCCTGCTCGGCTACATCGGCAAGTGCTCGGCGCCGTGCGTCGGCACCGTCTCCGCCGACGAACACCGCGCCATCGTCGACGGGTTCTGCGACTTCATGGCCGGTCGCACCGACACCATGGTCCGCAAGATCGAGCGCGAGATGCTCGAGGCGAGCGAGCAACTCGAGTTCGAGCGGGCCGCCCGACTGCGCGACGACGTCGCCGCGCTGCGCCGGGCCATGGAGAAGCAGACCGTGGTGTTGGGCGACGGCACCGACGCCGACGTGGTCGCGTTCGCCGACGACCCCCTCGAAGCGGCAGTGCAGGTCTTCCACGTCCGCGACGGCCGGGTCCGGGGCCAGCGCGGCTGGGTGGTGGAGAAGACCGAGGACCTGACCACCGGTGACCTGGTCCATCACTTCTGCACCCAGGTGTACGGGGGCGAGCACGGCGAAGCCGACGTCCCCCGGGAGTTGCTGGTGCCCGAGCTGCCCGCCGACGCCGACGCGCTGGCGGAGTGGCTCTCCAGCCACCGGGGCAGCCGGGTGTCGCTGCGGGTGCCGCAGCGCGGTGACAAGCGCGCGCTGATGGAGACCGTCGAGCGCAACGCCAAGGACGCGCTGGCCCGGCACAAGCTCAAGCGCTCCGGTGACCTGACCACCCGCGGCAAGGCGTTGGACGAGATCAGCGAGGCGCTGGGCATGAGCACCTCACCCCTGCGCATCGAGTGCTTCGACATCTCCCAGATCCAGGGCACCGACGTGGTGGCCAGCATGGTGGTCTTCGAAGACGGCCTGCCCCGCAAGAGCGAATACCGGCGGTTCATCGTCCGTGGCGCCACCGACGACCTCTCCGCGATGTCCGAGGTGTTGCGCCGTCGCTTCGCCCGCTACCTGGATGCACGGGCCGAGACGGGTGAGGTGGGGGTCGAGTCCGCCGACGACCCGACCACCCCGGACGAGACGGCTGAGCCGCAGGTGGGTGTCCTGATCGATCCGACCACCGGCCGGCCGCGGAAGTTCGCGTACCCGCCGCAGTTGGTCGTCGTCGACGGCGGCGCCCCGCAGGTCGCCGCCGCCGCGCAGGCCCTCGCCGACCTGGGCATCGACGACGTGGCGCTGTGCGGGCTCGCCAAGCGGCTGGAGGAGGTGTGGCTTCCCGACGACGAGTTCCCGGTCATCCTGCCGCGCACCTCGGAGGGTCTCTACCTGCTGCAACGGGTCCGCGACGAGGCCCACCGGTTCGCCATCACCTTCCACCGGCAACGCCGGTCGAAGCGGATGACCGAGTCGGCGCTCGACCACGTGCCCGGCCTCGGGGAGGTACGCCGCAAGGCGCTGCTACGACACTTCGGCTCACTCAAGCGACTCTCCGCCGCGACAGTCGAGGAGATCACCGAAGTGCCCGGTGTGGGCCGGCGTACCGCCGAGGCGATCCTCGCCGCCCTCGACACCGGCACGAAGGCCGACGAGTCCGCAGAGTCGAACCCGACAACCTGACACCGCCTTTCGACGGATCCGGGCAACATCGAGGTAAGCGCTGATTAGGCGTCGGAGTGAGGCAGCAGTCTCCCCGCGCTATCAGGGTCGTGCGCACGGTGCGCCGGTTCGTGGTGTCAGGTCGCTTCCTGGATGATCGTGCTCGATCCAGGTTGTAGTGGCTTCGCCGACGCGCCAAGGGGACTGTTTCCTGGTTCGAGCACGATCTCTTGTTGGCCGGGCCGCGTAGCCGGGACGGTTGGGCTGGTTGGTCGGGCCGCGTGGTCGGGTCGGGGCGTGGGACGGTGATCCCATACCTTGTCAAGTCGGACGAAACCTCGCACGCGGGGCGGGGCCTTCACGAAGACCCGAGTCGCTACGGGGCGCGCAGACCGCACGTCGCCGGCGCGGCGGGTTGATCCACTCGGTTTCGTGGAAGTCGGGGTATCCCCGGCACTTGGATACCGCGCTTTCGCCAAACCCGAGTGGATCAAGGCGAGTGCACCGCGCACCGGCCGGGATGATCGCGCTCTACGCGAGGTTTGTCCGGTGGTGGGGGTCACCCGGGCGGCGGAATCGGGGGCCGGGCGGGGCCGTTATACCTGGCACGGCCGCGACGCTGGGTCGTGGTGAGCGGCAGCCGCCGGGAACACCCGGCAGGTCGCCTGGGTTACACCCCCGGAACACAACGGGCCGGGAGGCCGGCGCAATGACTGGCCGCCGCAGCCGGTTACGTTCCCCTGGCTCGGCGGAATGAATGTGCCGCCGG
This window harbors:
- a CDS encoding VTT domain-containing protein yields the protein MTQWLAQIGELPVLLLMGSLGLVMLFDAVPLLGVLVPGDVAILAAVGVGRPSTGLATFAAVLVGCLAGWSLSFLVGRRYAEQLRHSRIGDWIGEARWAAAEGILRRGGGRMMIVAPFLPVFNALLPLAAGGLRMSYRRFLGCATLGAAAWAGLYLALGTAARSVAGLLPGEPSPLVITMGVGLVLASVVLLGARRRLFAVAS
- a CDS encoding MBL fold metallo-hydrolase, whose translation is MTYSGDVTPGGAPAVRELDGLTISKLSVGPMDNNAYLLRCTSTGDQVLIDAANEAPRLLELVGDGGLTAVVTTHQHMDHWVALEEVVAKTGARALVHAEDAAGLPIEAERLSDGDTVPVGDCALEVIHVKGHTPGSIALLYRDPAGTPHLFTGDSLFPGGVGNTDKDPERFAALIDDVEHKLFDRLPDDTWFYPGHGKDSTLGAERPALPQWKARGW
- a CDS encoding maleylpyruvate isomerase family mycothiol-dependent enzyme; amino-acid sequence: MTTDPLLLMGEVDAATSRLLRTAASFDEADLAAASLLPGWTRGHVLAHLARNADGFVNLLTSARTGQDRPMYASLEVRNADIEAGSGRPPAEHLDDLRRSADLFAEAVAAMPAEAWAATVQARLGPWPAALLVWGRLREIEVHHLDLAAGYRAADWSATFTQRLLREAASHHAMAPTPPSMVLRLDGSEHDVVIGDRDGAPIVAGPAPDLAAWLIGRADGAPLSVTPDGPLPTPPEWI
- the rsgA gene encoding ribosome small subunit-dependent GTPase A — translated: MTIDLTTLGWDAERAAYAERRGEHHPGRVARVDRGVCTVLTATGPIRASLGGTVLAAAARDPSALPCAGDWVLLTHWPDGRVTVEVVLPRRSALIRRTAGKDASGQVLAANLDAAAVVEPVHPEPDVGRIERLLSLAHESGARPLVVLTKADLAADPAALARQLAAVAPGVPVLPVSAERGVGLDPLRAEVTPGRTLGLLGPSGAGKSSLVNALAGTVTMPTQAIRRVDGKGRHTTTWRALVPIPGGGAVIDTPGVRAVGLLDGAAGLDRAFADIAGLAEGCRYADCGHDGEPACAVREALHTGELSTRRWESWRRLQGEVAHESRRREARVAAERRGGWRSARRRAARPPRPGGY
- the uvrA gene encoding excinuclease ABC subunit UvrA — encoded protein: MADRLIIRGAREHNLRDVSLDLPRDALIVFTGLSGSGKSSLAFDTIFAEGQRRYVESLSSYARQFLGQMDKPDVDFIEGLSPAVSIDQKSTSRNPRSTVGTITEVYDYLRLLFARIGEPHCPVCGERISRQSPQQIVDRVLAMTEGTKFMVLAPVIRGRKGEYVDLFAELQAKGYARARVDGVVYPLTEPPKLKKQEKHTIEVVIDRLTVKPSAKQRLTDSVEAALGLSSGLVLLDFVDLPEDDPDRERRYSEHLACPNDHPLAIEDLEPRVFSFNAPYGACPECTGLGTKKEVDPELLIPDPERSLREGAIQPWSTGHNLEYFLRLLEALGEAQHFDVDTPWRALPARAQKTILHGSDDQVHVRYRNKYGRERSYYTGFEGVVQWIERRHSDTESEWSRDKYEGYMRDVPCAACGGARLKPEVLAVTLAGKSIAEVCNLSVGECADLLAGIELSDRQKLIAERVLKEINARLRFLLDVGLDYLSLDRPAGTLSGGEAQRIRLATQIGSGLVGVLYVLDEPSIGLHQRDNHRLIETLVRLRGLGNTLIVVEHDEDTIRVADWIVDIGPGAGEHGGEIVHSGSVPALLKNKESITGAYLSGRRSIPTPSTRRAPDPARELVVHGAREHNLRNLTVSFPLGQLIAVTGVSGSGKSTLVNDILYAVLANQINGARLVPGRHTRVSGLEHVDKVVGVDQSPIGRTPRSNPATYTGVWDHVRKLFAETTEAKVRGYGPGRFSFNVKGGRCEACSGDGTIKIEMNFLPDVYVPCEVCKGARYNRETLEVHYKGKTVSDVLEMPIEEAAEFFSAIPAIHRHLKTLVDVGLGYVRLGQPAPTLSGGEAQRVKLASELQKRSTGRTVYVLDEPTTGLHFEDIRKLLMVLEGLVDKGNTVITIEHNLDVIKSADWLIDMGPEGGHRGGTVLATGTPEEVAEVAESHTGEFLRQVLKLDGAAKGAAAATNRAAKANGTTKARASRKVPAGAR
- a CDS encoding Rieske (2Fe-2S) protein; translated protein: MSDDQALTGPGTQTRRTLLTGVGAVGAAVVLAACGSDDGSGSDTPTSGGPAVPSTGDAGGGDRQNAQSLATTADIPVGGGKILAAEGVVITQPTAGEFKGFSPICTHQNCPVSNVDGGTINCTCHGSKFSIEDGSVKAGPATKPLPPKDIKVTGDQISLA
- the uvrC gene encoding excinuclease ABC subunit UvrC, which gives rise to MADPSTYRPAPGTIPELPGVYRFRDGTGRVIYVGKARNLRSRLNSYFGDVWNLHERTRQMVTTAESVDWITVATEVEALQQEFTWIKQYDPRFNVRYRDDKSYPYLAVTLNEEYPRLQVMRGAKRKGVRYFGPYSHAWAIRETLDLLLRVFPARTCSAGVFKRAGQVGRPCLLGYIGKCSAPCVGTVSADEHRAIVDGFCDFMAGRTDTMVRKIEREMLEASEQLEFERAARLRDDVAALRRAMEKQTVVLGDGTDADVVAFADDPLEAAVQVFHVRDGRVRGQRGWVVEKTEDLTTGDLVHHFCTQVYGGEHGEADVPRELLVPELPADADALAEWLSSHRGSRVSLRVPQRGDKRALMETVERNAKDALARHKLKRSGDLTTRGKALDEISEALGMSTSPLRIECFDISQIQGTDVVASMVVFEDGLPRKSEYRRFIVRGATDDLSAMSEVLRRRFARYLDARAETGEVGVESADDPTTPDETAEPQVGVLIDPTTGRPRKFAYPPQLVVVDGGAPQVAAAAQALADLGIDDVALCGLAKRLEEVWLPDDEFPVILPRTSEGLYLLQRVRDEAHRFAITFHRQRRSKRMTESALDHVPGLGEVRRKALLRHFGSLKRLSAATVEEITEVPGVGRRTAEAILAALDTGTKADESAESNPTT